CCCAATGCGCCTTCAAATGTCGGATCGTTCCAGTTTTTATGCGTGCTCGGCCTCCTGGCGTTCGGGGTCGATAAAACGACGGCCGGCGGGTTTTCGGTCTTTTTTTTCGTAATGGTGAATATTCCCCAGGTGGTGATCGGATGGATCTCGTTCATGAAGAGCGGCGAGAAGCTGGGCGAGATCCGCGCCCGCGTCGCGTCGCTCCGGCTTTCGAGCAAGGAGTAACACCCGTTCATGCGCTTTCATGCCGCAGTGTTCGACCTCGACGGCACGCTGCTCGACACGCTCGCCGACATCGCGGCGGCGGTGAACCGGGCGCTTGCGTCGCTTGGCCTGCCGCCGCACCAGGTTGACGACTACCGGCTTTTTGTGGGCGAGGGGATAAGGGTGCTGGCGCAGCGGGTCCTGCCGCCCGACCGGCAAAGCGACGCGGAAGTAACGGCGTGCCTGTCCGCGATCAACAGTGAATACGGAAAAGGGCTGTTCGGGGAAACGAGACCATACCCCGGCATCTCCGAACTGCTGGATGCCCTTGTCAAAAGAAAAATGTCGCTCGCGATCGTGTCCAACAAGCCGCACGACCTCACGCTCCGGTCCGTAAACAAACTTCTGGCGGGCGTTCCCTTCGGCGCGGTGCTCGGCGAGCGAAAGGGCGTTGCGACAAAGCCGGACCCTGCCATCGCCCTTGAAGCGGCCTCGCAGCTCCACGTTGAGCCCGCCGCGTGTGTTTACATAGGAGACTCGGGCATCGACATGCAGACCGCGAAGCGGGCCGGCATGTTTCCGGTGGGCGCGCTGTGGGGGTTCAGGGGAAAAGAGGAACTGGTGAGGAGCGGGGCAAGGGCGCTGATCGGAAGTCCGTTGGAACTTATAAAGGTGATCGACAACCCCTTTGAAGGCATGGCGGGCAGTATCGGAGCCAATGGCGACATGCTCAAGTCGCTCATGGACGACAAGAAATTCGAGCGCGAATTGTGAAGGCTCAGAAAAACATGCCAGTCGTCCTCAGACGAAATTTAAATTCTTGATGGTATTTAAGATCAAGGTACCGTTCCTTGACGCCGATTAAAATCGTCCCCAATAAAAAGGAGAATTTTCCATGGTCACCGCCCTCGTCCTTCTCACCGTCGACCGCGACAAGGTCGACACCATCGCGCAGCAGCTCTCCGACATGAAAGGCGTTTCGGAGGTGTATTCGGTCGCCGGCAGGTACGACCTGGCCGTGGTGATCCGCACCAAGGACAACGAGGGGCTCGCCGACCTCGTGACCGGCACCATGCTCAAGGTGAAGGGCATCCAGAAGTCGGAGACGCTCATCTCGTTCCGGGTGTATTCGAAGCATGATCTGGAGAGCATGTTCTCGATATAATAAGCTTCTTTACAAAATAAGAAAAATATGGGCGTTCCGCCGCTTCGCGGCGGCGGCCCTCCTTCCGAGCTCGGCCTTCGGCCTCGTTGCCGGACCGCCCGAAGTCGCCTTCGGCGAGGGGTCGGCCGGCAACGCGCTCTTGCGCGCCCTGCAGTCCGGCCTAACGCTTGGCATCAGTCAAACACCACTGCTGATTTATTTCTTTTGCCATCAGCGCCGCCCCCGAGGCAGGAGGATCAGCCGCTCGTGCTGTCCGAGCCCGTTAATCTTTTTTCTTACATACCGGGTGTGTTCACGAGTGGGGTTCGGGGGTGCGGCCCCCGCTCCATACAAGTAGTATAAAAATTCCATTTTATTTATACCCACTTTGTCCCGTCTATGATATAATCTGGATAAATAAGCAGTTCATTTTTGTAAAATAACGGAAGTAATTTTACTCTCCATGAGTAATGCCGGAAACGACCCCGAAAAACTCCGTGCGGAAGTGAGCCGCCTGACCCGCGAACTTGACGAATGCAACTCGAAGCTGCGCGGGCTTGAGCGGGAGCATGAGCGCCTGCGCGAGAAGGAAGAGTTCAACTTCGCGCTGTTCAACCACGGGCCCGTCACCGCCATCGTGGTGGACGTGAACGGAAAAGTGGTGAAATCGAACAGGGCGAAGCTCAGGTCGGGCGACCGCCTGCCGAACATCGGCGACGTGATGTACCGCGATTACGCCGGCAAGCACGCCATCGACATGCACGCCGAGATGATGGCGTGCATCCGGAGCGGCCAGGTCAAGGAGTTCCCGCAGCTTCCGTACGGGGGGAAATTCCTGTCCGTCACCATCGCCCCGTTCTCGAAGGGCGCCATCATCGCCTCGCAGGACATCACGGCGCGCGTGCTGGCCGAGCGCGACCGCACCGCGCTCATCGCCGAGCTGCGTAAGGCGCTTGACGAAGTGGAAACCCTCCGCGGCCTGCTCCCCATCTGCGCTTCGTGCAAGAAGATCCGCGACGACGGCGGTTACTGGAACACCATCGAGGACTACTTCTCGCACCGCACCAGGGTGGACTTCTCCCACACTCTATGCCCCGACTGCGTCCAAAAGTTGTATCCGGAATTGTGGGAGAAGATGCCGAAGCATGAGATGAAGCGGGCGGAATAAAAACTGTGGATTGATGATTGCAGGTTACAGAAATGTCAGGAAAAATGCGTTACTTCTTCTGGGTGCCTCCGTCTTCTTCGCTGCCAAAGTCCTCGTCATCCTCTTCCTCATCGTAAAATTCGTCATCGTCCTCCTCGTCCTCCAGCTCCACGCCGTCTGACAGGATATAATCATCGTCGTCTTCATCATCCTCTTCGTCCTCCCACTCATCCTCGGGATACAGGTCTTCTCCCATGTCAATCTGCTCTTCGGGTTGGCCGCCGTGGTCGAAAGGAGCGGGGGGCGGGCGAGTGCCGGCAGGAGGATCTGGCGGCAGCGGCCGCGGCGGCGCTGCATCATCGTCCATAGCCTCCTCGCGTTCCATCTGCGCAAGCTTTTTCTGTTTTCGCACGATCGCCACGCCCGCAGCGACCAGAAACAACAGCGCGACGGCGACCCAGAACGCGTAGTAATCGGCGAACACGAACGCGAGCTGGAACCGCGACGAAATGTCTTTTCTGTAAAGCGCCTCGAACTCGTTGGGCGTGACCCCAAGCACGGCGTGCAGGCCCTTCCAGAACGAGGTGGTTTTCCGCGCCATGATGAGCAGGTCGGGCACCACCTCGATGCCGCACTGGTCGATGAGGAACAGCACCGCGAGGTGGCTCTGGCAGTAGGCGAGGTCGGCGCGGTTGCGGCCGTAGCTGTTGACCGAATCGATGGAAGACAGCGGCATGAGGCTGCCCGTGAAAATCGCGGCAGACACCACGACGTTTTCCTGGAACCCGATTTCGCCCGACAGGGTCATGGCGACCCCCTCGTGGAACCAGCGCGGGATGGCCACGCCCGGATACGCCCGCGCGAGCACGGCGTGGACCAGCTCGTGCCGGGTGATCTGGCTGAAGCTCTGGTCGAGGAACGGCTTGAATTTCGTGGGAATCACGATGAGGTCGCCGCCGATGGCGCCGCCGCCTCCCCATTCGGGGAGGACATCGTCGAAATTTTCCTTTGACTTTTCGGAATAATACACGATGCGCAGCGGCCGCTCGTCGGGCCGCTGCCGCGGCGCCACCAGATGGTAGATGCGGTAATAATCGGCGGTCAACGCGGCCGTGTTCACATCGGGCGGTATGGCGCCTTCGAATTCCAGCTGGTCGGAAAAGGCAAGGGTAATATAGATTGACAGAATAATAAGGAATGATTTTTTCATGATTGGATCACCCTCACCACTTTGCCCCCTCTCCCGATGAAACGGAAGAGGGGATAGGGTGTGGTTTTCTTTTCGACCCAGGGCGTTGCCCTGGGCTATAAATATGTCACCTTTTCAGGGTGAAAAAAATTACCCCAATACCTGAAAGGGTTTCGACTTGATTATAGATCGACGATATTTTTCACAATAGTCGCCATCTTCTTCCACCGAATCAAAGCGTGTGAAGTCACCGCTGTAACGACGGCCACCCGGATGTCCGCAGACCACGGGTCTCCGGCGCCAAGGAGGGGGTATGGGTGCAGATCGCCGCCGCTCCCAGCGATTTATTTTTACTTGCCATTTTGGGAGCGGCGGAAGCTGCACCTCAGGGGGAGACCTCCCCCTCCAAATATTTATTTTATCTTTTCTTTTTCATTTAATCTAATAATAAACCCTGCCATCCCTGATATTATTTTTTAATTGAAAAATCATTTACTACGACTGGCGCATGTGATGGACCTACCATCGGGGAGTGATCTCCCGCTCTGTCGCGCGCCTGGGCAGAAGGGGCCGCAACGAAATCGTAAAAGGAGAGCGCCTATGCCGACCAATCCCGTCAAAGCCTATTGTTCCGCGACAAAACCGGCTAAAATCGAGTCCGGTTTTCTGGCCTACATCGCAAACCTCACGGAAGTTTCAAAGGTCGCGCCGAAGGTCGCCGCATCCATCGTTCAGGAGCTGGCAGACCAGCGCAGCAACCTCAAGCTCATCGCGAGTGAAAACTATTGCTCTCTGTCAACCCAGTGCGCAATGGCCAACCTGCTCACCGACAAGTATGCCGAGGGAATCCCCCGGCACCGGTTCTACGCTGGCTGCGGCAACGTTGACGACATCGAGGAATACGCGGCGCAGCAGGCGTGCAAGCTGTTCGGCTGCGAGCACGCCTATGTGCAGCCGCACAGCGGCGCCGACGCGAACCTCATCGCCTACTGGGCGATATTGAACGCTCGGGTGACCGCGCCCGCGCTCGCGAAGCTCGCCGACGACAATCCCGCGCACCTCTCGCGTCCCGACTGGGACGCAATCCGCCGCGCAGCGGGCAATCAGAGGCTGCTCGGCATGGATTATTATTCGGGCGGCCACCTCACGCACGGGTACCGGCAGAACGTGTCGGCGCAGATGTTCGACGCCTACACCTACAGCGTGAATAAGGATACGGGCCTTCTTGACTATGAAGAAATCGAGAAAATGGCCCTGGAAATAAAGCCGCTCATCCTGCTTGCGGGGTACAGCGCCTATCCGCGGCGCATCAGTTTTAGGCGGCTCCGCGAGATCGCGGACAAGGCTGGAAGCGTGCTCATGGTAGACATGGCGCATTTTGCCGGGCTCGTTGCCGGCGGCGTGTTTTCCGGTGAATTCAATCCGGTGGCGCACGCGCAGGTGGTGACCACCACCACGCACAAGACCCTGCGCGGCCCGCGCGGCGGCCTGGTGCTGTGCACCGGGGAATTCGCAGAGCACGTTGACAAAGGGTGTCCGCTCGTGATCGGCGGTCCGCTCGGCCACATCATCGCCGCAAAGGCCGTCGCGCTCACCGAGGCGAACACGGCCAAGTTTAAAACGTACGCACGGAAAATCGTGGAGAATTCTGCGGCGCTCGCGCAGGCCTGCATCGCCGAGGGCCTCACCCTGGCGACGGGCGGCACCGACAACCACCTCATGCTGATCAACGTGCGGCAGGCCGGCCTCACCGGCCGCCAGGCCGAGAGCGCCCTGCGCGAATGCGGGATCACGCTCAACCGCAACTCGCTGCCCTTTGATCCCAACGGCCCGTGGTACACGAGCGGCCTTCGCATCGGCACGCCCGCAGTCACCACGCTCGGCATGGGCAAGCGGGAAATGGCCGTGATTGCCTCGATCCTTGCCGACGTGATAAAGGCCACCAAGCCCGAAATCACCGCGACCGGCGAGAATGCCGGCAAGCCGTCAAAAGCAAAATACGTGATTGACGCAAATGTCAAGAAGCAGGCGAGGGAACGGGTGCTTAAATTGCTGGATAAATTCCCGGTATATCCGCAGATTGATTTGGAGTTTTTAAAAAAATATTTCAAATAAGAATATTTTATCGGGGGAGGTATCCCCCTCGCTCCGGCCCGGCCGCGCCCTAATATGTTTCACCAAATCGTATCCGTAAATTTGCGCGGCCGGGTACCGGAACCCGGAAGGACGGCCGACCTCGCTGTGGAGGGGCGGTTCGTGAACCGCCCCTCCACAGCGAGGGAACGCCCAATGTTAATAAATCAAATATCCAATTCGGCCAGAATATTTTCATCCAACTTTGACGAATTTGCCGCCGTGGGGAACCTTCTTTTTCTCACGTCAAGAATATATTGGCTCACCGCTTTTGAAATAATTTCCTTCCCATTGGCAAAAGTCTTGACATGCCGGAATATCACCGGCGAAAGCCCCAGCATGTCGTGCCACACCAGCACCTGGCCGTCGCAGTAGGGCCCTGCGCCGATGCCGATGGTGGGGATACTGAGCAGCTTGGTAATGTATTGCGCAAGCTGCATGGGCACCATCTCAAGCACGACCATGAACGCGCCGGCCTTCTCGAGCGCCAAAGCGTCATGGACAAGCCGCGTTGCCTCTTCGGGCGTTTTCCCGACGACGCGGGGACGCGGACATGACTGCGGCAAGTATCCAAGATGGCCGCACACCGGGATGCCGTTATTGCGGAGCAAGGCGATCTGTTTGATGATAGTACTGCCGCCTTCCATTTTAACGGCCCCGGCGCCGCTCTTGACAAAACGGATGGCGTTCTTCAGGGCAAGGGAAGGGGTCGCGTACGAGCGGTACGGCATGTCGGCAAAGACCGGCACACCGCCGGCGCCGCGGCAGACCGCCGCGGCGTGGTGGAGCATGTCGTCCATGGTCACCTGCCGCTCGTGGGAGTATCCGAGCACGTTGGTGCCCACGCTGTCTCCCACAAGAATGACGTCGACGCCGGACTGTGACAGAATACGCGCGGAAGGAAAATCGTAGGCCGTGAGCATGGTGATGGGCCGGCCCGACTTCTTTTGCCTGAGAAAAGAGGATCCTGATATTTTCATGACGCCTGCGCCGATGAAGGATGTAAACTATTTTTCTATCGTTCTTTTATGTAAAAATACATATAATTTTGTTGAGATAATACCATGACAAGAAATCGGCATATAAAATCCTTTTTTTTAAACGCCGCATTTTGCGCGCTTTTTCTGCTGCTGCCGCCCCAAGCCCTGTTTGCGCAGATGTTCCATGTCGATTCGGTGCGCGCCTGCAGCGCGCCGACAGTCCACAGCGACACGCTTTTCTACACCCTCGACTGCTATTTCCGGGAAAAGCCGGTGAATTACTGGTCGTACTATGACCGTATTCTTAACGCGGTGGTCATCGAATTCATCGACAACCTCCTCATGGCGCCCGAGGTGACCTTCCCGCACAACAATCCGTTCAAGGAATTCAAGGCAAAGGCCGTTGAGACAAAAATGGCGCTTTCAGGCGTGATGACCAGGGTGGCCATCCGCCTCGACAAGGGACCGGCCGGGGAACAATCGTGGAATTACAGCATGTCGCTGCGCACCAACACGGCGCTTCGCATCACCATATGGAAAAAAATGGAGTTGTCGCAGCAGAAAATGGAAAAAGAGAACAGGGCGCGTTTTATAACCTCTTTCATGATAGGGCTTTCAATTTCCGTTGCGATCATCGCCGCTGGGGTGATTTTTTTCCTGAACCTCAATACGGCAAGCAAACCGTAGTGGGGCAGCATACTGGATTTACTCTTGGGAATTTAAGATGTAGCAAGTATCAATGAAATGATCTTTACGGGCGCCCCTATTACTTTATTACTGTATCCTTCTTGAACAAGAATGATATTTATCCTATGCAAAGATGCCTTCTTATTCTTTTGATTCAATTCCAGTTTATTTTTTCCGGATGCGTCCGCATAAATTCGGTTAAAGAAGTACATCCTGTCAAATATTCCGACTGGGATACTTCATTTACCGTTGACCACGCTGTTTTTTCCGATACTACCACTCTTGCCCGCTCGATAGTCTCCAAAGGCAACAATAGTAGAATGTGGAAATTTCTCAATAAAATATCAAGCGGCATGGCGGTACGCATGGGCTTCATCGGCGGCTCTGTGACAGCAGGCGTTGGTGCCTCTTCGCCGTTGAATGATTATCCCAGCTTACTTTGTTCGTTCATAGGTAAAATTTACCCTGGCTGCCGGATCGAACAGATTAATGCCGGCGTCGGAGGCACTGGAAGCAGGTTTGCCTGCTCGCGAGCGGCGGATGATCTTTTGTCAAAATCCCCTGATTGCATCATCATCGAATTTGCAGTAAATGACGATCCCTTGGATTCTTTCGGCACCATGGCCTCAATGGAGGGTCTTGTGCGGCAATGCCTGCAAAACCCTGATGTGCCGGTGATAATGCTGTTTTATATGAACAAAACCGGTGACACCGTAAACCAATCGTTTCACGACAGGGTAGGAAGCCAATATTCTCTGCCGATGGTCAGTTACCGTAACGTGTGCTGGCCTCTTGTTCAGAGTGGTGCCATCAACCTCGATTCAATTTATTTCGATGCGATTCATCCGAACGATCATGGGCATCTGATTTGTGCGTATCTACTGTTTTCTTTGATGCGCCAGGTTGCACTTGAACATTCAGCGGACCCTGATATTCCCATTCCTTCGCCACTCATCACGGATCTCTATCAATATGCCGGCATCATGAAAAAGGCTGACACTTCTTTATCAGTTGCCGCATCGGGCGGTTGGACAGACACGCTCCGTGAGCTTAACCGATTCGGATTTATTTCAAGCCACTCCGCAGATAGTCTTATTATTGGAACTCACACTCGTGAGGTCACAATCGGTTACCATGTTTCCAAAGACCATTCGGCACGCATGGAAATCCTTCTCGATAATTTCGTTGTTGACACTGTTTCAAATTACTTCGCCGATGATTGGGGCGGCGGTCAAATGGACTTGAAAAGGGTATTTGTCGATTTGGGAGGATCACGAAGCCATAAACTGACATTGATCACCTTAGATAACGACTTATTTACAATTGACTATTTTCTTTATGCAAGATAGAAAGTGAAACTCCAGCGGTTGAAGTCCCCTCGTCATGCGCAAACCCCGCCCGCAGCCCCATATCTCACAGTGGTTTTCCTCTTTCACATAATGTAGATTATTACAACATAAATTCCGTCCTTTCCGCACCTGAGCTTTTTTTTGGAGGACTTAATGGCAGGCGTAAACAAGGCAATCCTTATCGGCAATCTGGGAAAAGACCCTGAGCTTAAATATCTGCCCAGCGGCCAGGCGGTCGCGAACTTTCCCCTTGCGACCACGGAGCGAAGGACCGATAAAAACGGCCAGCGCCAGGAGCGTACCGAATGGCACAACATCGTCGTGTACGGGAAAACCGCAGAGGTCGTCAACCAATACCTCAAGAAAGGCCGCAGCGCCTACATTGAGGGAAGGATAACCACGCGCTCGTGGGACGACAAGGACGGGAATAAACGGTACAAGACCGAGATCATCGCCAACACCGTGCAGTTTTTGGGCGGCCCCGGCGGCGCGGGACAGCAGGAGCCAAGCGCTACGCCGGACGTGGTTGCGGATTCGTCCGGAGACGGCGATGCCGCTCCCGCGGCGGGTCCTGCGGGTGCTTCAGACGATCTGCCGTTTTAAGTTGAATCCGTTTCTCCCAGTTGCTATAGACGGTGATTAAGTTCTATATTTTCTTTATACGAAGGC
The Chitinivibrionales bacterium genome window above contains:
- a CDS encoding glycine hydroxymethyltransferase codes for the protein MPTNPVKAYCSATKPAKIESGFLAYIANLTEVSKVAPKVAASIVQELADQRSNLKLIASENYCSLSTQCAMANLLTDKYAEGIPRHRFYAGCGNVDDIEEYAAQQACKLFGCEHAYVQPHSGADANLIAYWAILNARVTAPALAKLADDNPAHLSRPDWDAIRRAAGNQRLLGMDYYSGGHLTHGYRQNVSAQMFDAYTYSVNKDTGLLDYEEIEKMALEIKPLILLAGYSAYPRRISFRRLREIADKAGSVLMVDMAHFAGLVAGGVFSGEFNPVAHAQVVTTTTHKTLRGPRGGLVLCTGEFAEHVDKGCPLVIGGPLGHIIAAKAVALTEANTAKFKTYARKIVENSAALAQACIAEGLTLATGGTDNHLMLINVRQAGLTGRQAESALRECGITLNRNSLPFDPNGPWYTSGLRIGTPAVTTLGMGKREMAVIASILADVIKATKPEITATGENAGKPSKAKYVIDANVKKQARERVLKLLDKFPVYPQIDLEFLKKYFK
- a CDS encoding SGNH/GDSL hydrolase family protein; the encoded protein is MQRCLLILLIQFQFIFSGCVRINSVKEVHPVKYSDWDTSFTVDHAVFSDTTTLARSIVSKGNNSRMWKFLNKISSGMAVRMGFIGGSVTAGVGASSPLNDYPSLLCSFIGKIYPGCRIEQINAGVGGTGSRFACSRAADDLLSKSPDCIIIEFAVNDDPLDSFGTMASMEGLVRQCLQNPDVPVIMLFYMNKTGDTVNQSFHDRVGSQYSLPMVSYRNVCWPLVQSGAINLDSIYFDAIHPNDHGHLICAYLLFSLMRQVALEHSADPDIPIPSPLITDLYQYAGIMKKADTSLSVAASGGWTDTLRELNRFGFISSHSADSLIIGTHTREVTIGYHVSKDHSARMEILLDNFVVDTVSNYFADDWGGGQMDLKRVFVDLGGSRSHKLTLITLDNDLFTIDYFLYAR
- a CDS encoding single-stranded DNA-binding protein, whose protein sequence is MAGVNKAILIGNLGKDPELKYLPSGQAVANFPLATTERRTDKNGQRQERTEWHNIVVYGKTAEVVNQYLKKGRSAYIEGRITTRSWDDKDGNKRYKTEIIANTVQFLGGPGGAGQQEPSATPDVVADSSGDGDAAPAAGPAGASDDLPF
- the panB gene encoding 3-methyl-2-oxobutanoate hydroxymethyltransferase; the encoded protein is MKISGSSFLRQKKSGRPITMLTAYDFPSARILSQSGVDVILVGDSVGTNVLGYSHERQVTMDDMLHHAAAVCRGAGGVPVFADMPYRSYATPSLALKNAIRFVKSGAGAVKMEGGSTIIKQIALLRNNGIPVCGHLGYLPQSCPRPRVVGKTPEEATRLVHDALALEKAGAFMVVLEMVPMQLAQYITKLLSIPTIGIGAGPYCDGQVLVWHDMLGLSPVIFRHVKTFANGKEIISKAVSQYILDVRKRRFPTAANSSKLDENILAELDI
- a CDS encoding HAD family hydrolase, producing the protein MRFHAAVFDLDGTLLDTLADIAAAVNRALASLGLPPHQVDDYRLFVGEGIRVLAQRVLPPDRQSDAEVTACLSAINSEYGKGLFGETRPYPGISELLDALVKRKMSLAIVSNKPHDLTLRSVNKLLAGVPFGAVLGERKGVATKPDPAIALEAASQLHVEPAACVYIGDSGIDMQTAKRAGMFPVGALWGFRGKEELVRSGARALIGSPLELIKVIDNPFEGMAGSIGANGDMLKSLMDDKKFEREL
- a CDS encoding Lrp/AsnC ligand binding domain-containing protein is translated as MVTALVLLTVDRDKVDTIAQQLSDMKGVSEVYSVAGRYDLAVVIRTKDNEGLADLVTGTMLKVKGIQKSETLISFRVYSKHDLESMFSI